A single genomic interval of Aedes aegypti strain LVP_AGWG chromosome 1, AaegL5.0 Primary Assembly, whole genome shotgun sequence harbors:
- the LOC5576893 gene encoding uncharacterized protein LOC5576893 isoform X2, translating to MLRWIFLVALIASPTLSKNAERRRAFYRRTTTTSTATPISEDAISSESKFNDNAGEGLYTVGDSFTIGGGSSASSSGDNIGKGSAFKPVTSSGDKLTSFSEYGFGGTKLSESNDSGSDEDYGINLKNIKPLKSSSNSNSFKSSGAFDFLNNDYSKLSSDSKTKSSYSNKFSISHPTPTKSSLTGKLDHLHDSTEYEIYSSLKSANSYKSTFNPFATSTNLPIVTFSGSSLNFDGKVKKLPSYSFDDSALASFTPTKNKKNKLSLDDDTFGGGSTFGHSSSFGVGKPEKQSSTFYGIDSEESGFGNSKFKPFGKGSSGSSSSSFKNTYNLDSDESEEIYTKPKSPKLHSSYGTKLKPSHNTEFESDFDVKNIKLPGTLNKFRPNTFPKSTPHKSKHGSDIDNPNPLEFRPNFKLQDVPNLYPDDHIGAGIAAKGQIENFLNAEHSFRNEPVRTTHFLDGHPGKKGQYNQFLKSQEDEQFEKEALKAQIEYLKAQAAKRPEVRQRPPGPPPSIKHNSAPPRGRPVRRIPQLAPLGAKQSRPPVRIPHFNDRPYSVSFKL from the exons ATCTTTTTAGTGGCGCTTATAGCGTCACCCACGTTATCAAAAAACGCTGAACGAAGACGAGCGTTTTATCGAAGAACAACCACGACCAGCACTGCGACGCCCATATCAGAAGATGCCATCAGCTCTGAATCTAAGTTTAATGACAATGCCGGTGAAGGTCTGTATACGGTTGGAGATTCATTTACGATAGGTGGAGGCTCCTCTGCGTCCTCGTCCGGAGATAACATTGGCAAAGGAAGTGCGTTCAAGCCAGTCACTAGCAGCGGCGATAAATTGACA TCGTTCTCGGAGTATGGATTTGGCGGCACAAAGTTATCTGAATCCAATGATTCTGGTTCGGATGAGGATTATGGAATAAACCTCAAGAACATCAAACCCCTTAAATCATCCTCGAATTCTAACAGTTTTAAATCTTCTGGAGCATTTGACTTTCTAAATAATGACTATTCGAAACTTTCTTCGGACAGTAAAACGAAATCCTCTTACAGCAACAAATTCTCAATTTCCCATCCCACTCCCACGAAATCATCCCTGACGGGTAAGCTAGACCATCTGCACGATTCGACCGAGTATGAAATATACTCCAGCTTAAAGTCTGCCAATAGCTACAAATCTACATTCAATCCTTTCGCAACATCGACAAATTTACCAATTGTGACATTTTCAGGTTCATCACTGAACTTTGACGGTAAGGTAAAGAAACTGCCCTCGTACTCGTTTGACGACTCTGCACTGGCATCATTCACTCCCACCAAGAACAAGAAGAACAAACTTTCCCTAGACGATGACACGTTCGGAGGCGGCAGCACTTTTGGACACAGTAGCAGTTTCGGTGTCG GTAAACCAGAGAAACAATCTTCAACCTTTTATGGCATTGACAGCGAAGAGAGTGGTTttggaaattcaaaatttaaaccaTTTGGCAAAGGTAGTAGCGGAAGCAGTAGTAGTAGCTTCAAAAATACTTACAATCTCGATAGCGATGAATCTGAAGAGATATACACAAAACCCAAAAGTCCAAAACTGCACTCGTCCTATGGCACCAAACTGAAGCCCTCCCACAACACAGAGTTCGAAAGCGACTTCGATGTGAAAAACATCAAGCTGCCTGGCACTCTCAACAAGTTCAGACCTAACACGTTTCCTAAATCGACCCCACACAAATCCAAACACGGTTCCGACATTGACAATCCTAACCCGCTTGAATTCCGACCTAACTTCAAACTGCAAGATGTACCAAATCTGTATCCCGATGACCATATAGGTGCAGGAATTGCTGCTAAAGGTCAAATTGAGAACTTCCTTAACGCAGAACATTCCTTCCGGAATGAGCCAGTACGAACAACCCACTTCCTCGACGGCCACCCTGGGAAAAAGGGTCAGTATAATCAGTTTTTGAAGTCTCAGGAAGATGAGCAGTTCGAGAAGGAAGCGTTGAAGGCCCAGATTGAGTATTTGAAAGCGCAAGCTGCGAAGCGTCCAGAAGTAAGGCAACGTCCACCCGGTCCACCACCATCCATCAAACATAACTCTGCACCACCACGTGGCCGTCCAGTTCGGCGTATTCCTCAGTTAGCTCCTCTTGGCGCCAAGCAATCTCGACCACCGGTAAGGATTCCACACTTCAACGACAGGCCTTACAGTGTAAGTTTTAAGCTCTAA
- the LOC5576893 gene encoding uncharacterized protein LOC5576893 isoform X4 — protein MLRWIFLVALIASPTLSKNAERRRAFYRRTTTTSTATPISEDAISSESKFNDNAGEGLYTVGDSFTIGGGSSASSSGDNIGKGSAFKPVTSSGDKLTSFSEYGFGGTKLSESNDSGSDEDYGINLKNIKPLKSSSNSNSFKSSGAFDFLNNDYSKLSSDSKTKSSYSNKFSISHPTPTKSSLTGSSLNFDGKVKKLPSYSFDDSALASFTPTKNKKNKLSLDDDTFGGGSTFGHSSSFGVGKPEKQSSTFYGIDSEESGFGNSKFKPFGKGSSGSSSSSFKNTYNLDSDESEEIYTKPKSPKLHSSYGTKLKPSHNTEFESDFDVKNIKLPGTLNKFRPNTFPKSTPHKSKHGSDIDNPNPLEFRPNFKLQDVPNLYPDDHIGAGIAAKGQIENFLNAEHSFRNEPVRTTHFLDGHPGKKGQYNQFLKSQEDEQFEKEALKAQIEYLKAQAAKRPEVRQRPPGPPPSIKHNSAPPRGRPVRRIPQLAPLGAKQSRPPVRIPHFNDRPYSVSFKL, from the exons ATCTTTTTAGTGGCGCTTATAGCGTCACCCACGTTATCAAAAAACGCTGAACGAAGACGAGCGTTTTATCGAAGAACAACCACGACCAGCACTGCGACGCCCATATCAGAAGATGCCATCAGCTCTGAATCTAAGTTTAATGACAATGCCGGTGAAGGTCTGTATACGGTTGGAGATTCATTTACGATAGGTGGAGGCTCCTCTGCGTCCTCGTCCGGAGATAACATTGGCAAAGGAAGTGCGTTCAAGCCAGTCACTAGCAGCGGCGATAAATTGACA TCGTTCTCGGAGTATGGATTTGGCGGCACAAAGTTATCTGAATCCAATGATTCTGGTTCGGATGAGGATTATGGAATAAACCTCAAGAACATCAAACCCCTTAAATCATCCTCGAATTCTAACAGTTTTAAATCTTCTGGAGCATTTGACTTTCTAAATAATGACTATTCGAAACTTTCTTCGGACAGTAAAACGAAATCCTCTTACAGCAACAAATTCTCAATTTCCCATCCCACTCCCACGAAATCATCCCTGACGG GTTCATCACTGAACTTTGACGGTAAGGTAAAGAAACTGCCCTCGTACTCGTTTGACGACTCTGCACTGGCATCATTCACTCCCACCAAGAACAAGAAGAACAAACTTTCCCTAGACGATGACACGTTCGGAGGCGGCAGCACTTTTGGACACAGTAGCAGTTTCGGTGTCG GTAAACCAGAGAAACAATCTTCAACCTTTTATGGCATTGACAGCGAAGAGAGTGGTTttggaaattcaaaatttaaaccaTTTGGCAAAGGTAGTAGCGGAAGCAGTAGTAGTAGCTTCAAAAATACTTACAATCTCGATAGCGATGAATCTGAAGAGATATACACAAAACCCAAAAGTCCAAAACTGCACTCGTCCTATGGCACCAAACTGAAGCCCTCCCACAACACAGAGTTCGAAAGCGACTTCGATGTGAAAAACATCAAGCTGCCTGGCACTCTCAACAAGTTCAGACCTAACACGTTTCCTAAATCGACCCCACACAAATCCAAACACGGTTCCGACATTGACAATCCTAACCCGCTTGAATTCCGACCTAACTTCAAACTGCAAGATGTACCAAATCTGTATCCCGATGACCATATAGGTGCAGGAATTGCTGCTAAAGGTCAAATTGAGAACTTCCTTAACGCAGAACATTCCTTCCGGAATGAGCCAGTACGAACAACCCACTTCCTCGACGGCCACCCTGGGAAAAAGGGTCAGTATAATCAGTTTTTGAAGTCTCAGGAAGATGAGCAGTTCGAGAAGGAAGCGTTGAAGGCCCAGATTGAGTATTTGAAAGCGCAAGCTGCGAAGCGTCCAGAAGTAAGGCAACGTCCACCCGGTCCACCACCATCCATCAAACATAACTCTGCACCACCACGTGGCCGTCCAGTTCGGCGTATTCCTCAGTTAGCTCCTCTTGGCGCCAAGCAATCTCGACCACCGGTAAGGATTCCACACTTCAACGACAGGCCTTACAGTGTAAGTTTTAAGCTCTAA
- the LOC5576893 gene encoding uncharacterized protein LOC5576893 isoform X3, producing the protein MLRWIFLVALIASPTLSKNAERRRAFYRRTTTTSTATPISEDAISSESKFNDNAGEGLYTVGDSFTIGGGSSASSSGDNIGKGSAFKPVTSSGDKLTSFSEYGFGGTKLSESNDSGSDEDYGINLKNIKPLKSSSNSNSFKSSGAFDFLNNDYSKLSSDSKTKSSYSNKFSISHPTPTKSSLTGSSLNFDGKVKKLPSYSFDDSALASFTPTKNKKNKLSLDDDTFGGGSTFGHSSSFGVGKLEFPFPSGGKFNNPYGFGEPPLVKSAVSTLKHFGAGLLGKPEKQSSTFYGIDSEESGFGNSKFKPFGKGSSGSSSSSFKNTYNLDSDESEEIYTKPKSPKLHSSYGTKLKPSHNTEFESDFDVKNIKLPGTLNKFRPNTFPKSTPHKSKHGSDIDNPNPLEFRPNFKLQDVPNLYPDDHIGAGIAAKGQIENFLNAEHSFRNEPVRTTHFLDGHPGKKGQYNQFLKSQEDEQFEKEALKAQIEYLKAQAAKRPEVRQRPPGPPPSIKHNSAPPRGRPVRRIPQLAPLGAKQSRPPVRIPHFNDRPYSVSFKL; encoded by the exons ATCTTTTTAGTGGCGCTTATAGCGTCACCCACGTTATCAAAAAACGCTGAACGAAGACGAGCGTTTTATCGAAGAACAACCACGACCAGCACTGCGACGCCCATATCAGAAGATGCCATCAGCTCTGAATCTAAGTTTAATGACAATGCCGGTGAAGGTCTGTATACGGTTGGAGATTCATTTACGATAGGTGGAGGCTCCTCTGCGTCCTCGTCCGGAGATAACATTGGCAAAGGAAGTGCGTTCAAGCCAGTCACTAGCAGCGGCGATAAATTGACA TCGTTCTCGGAGTATGGATTTGGCGGCACAAAGTTATCTGAATCCAATGATTCTGGTTCGGATGAGGATTATGGAATAAACCTCAAGAACATCAAACCCCTTAAATCATCCTCGAATTCTAACAGTTTTAAATCTTCTGGAGCATTTGACTTTCTAAATAATGACTATTCGAAACTTTCTTCGGACAGTAAAACGAAATCCTCTTACAGCAACAAATTCTCAATTTCCCATCCCACTCCCACGAAATCATCCCTGACGG GTTCATCACTGAACTTTGACGGTAAGGTAAAGAAACTGCCCTCGTACTCGTTTGACGACTCTGCACTGGCATCATTCACTCCCACCAAGAACAAGAAGAACAAACTTTCCCTAGACGATGACACGTTCGGAGGCGGCAGCACTTTTGGACACAGTAGCAGTTTCGGTGTCGGTAAGCTAGAGTTTCCTTTTCCTAGTGGTGGAAAGTTCAACAACCCTTACGGGTTTGGCGAGCCACCACTAGTTAAATCTGCTGTATCGACACTGAAACATTTTGGCGCGGGACTTTTAGGTAAACCAGAGAAACAATCTTCAACCTTTTATGGCATTGACAGCGAAGAGAGTGGTTttggaaattcaaaatttaaaccaTTTGGCAAAGGTAGTAGCGGAAGCAGTAGTAGTAGCTTCAAAAATACTTACAATCTCGATAGCGATGAATCTGAAGAGATATACACAAAACCCAAAAGTCCAAAACTGCACTCGTCCTATGGCACCAAACTGAAGCCCTCCCACAACACAGAGTTCGAAAGCGACTTCGATGTGAAAAACATCAAGCTGCCTGGCACTCTCAACAAGTTCAGACCTAACACGTTTCCTAAATCGACCCCACACAAATCCAAACACGGTTCCGACATTGACAATCCTAACCCGCTTGAATTCCGACCTAACTTCAAACTGCAAGATGTACCAAATCTGTATCCCGATGACCATATAGGTGCAGGAATTGCTGCTAAAGGTCAAATTGAGAACTTCCTTAACGCAGAACATTCCTTCCGGAATGAGCCAGTACGAACAACCCACTTCCTCGACGGCCACCCTGGGAAAAAGGGTCAGTATAATCAGTTTTTGAAGTCTCAGGAAGATGAGCAGTTCGAGAAGGAAGCGTTGAAGGCCCAGATTGAGTATTTGAAAGCGCAAGCTGCGAAGCGTCCAGAAGTAAGGCAACGTCCACCCGGTCCACCACCATCCATCAAACATAACTCTGCACCACCACGTGGCCGTCCAGTTCGGCGTATTCCTCAGTTAGCTCCTCTTGGCGCCAAGCAATCTCGACCACCGGTAAGGATTCCACACTTCAACGACAGGCCTTACAGTGTAAGTTTTAAGCTCTAA
- the LOC5576893 gene encoding uncharacterized protein LOC5576893 isoform X1 produces the protein MLRWIFLVALIASPTLSKNAERRRAFYRRTTTTSTATPISEDAISSESKFNDNAGEGLYTVGDSFTIGGGSSASSSGDNIGKGSAFKPVTSSGDKLTSFSEYGFGGTKLSESNDSGSDEDYGINLKNIKPLKSSSNSNSFKSSGAFDFLNNDYSKLSSDSKTKSSYSNKFSISHPTPTKSSLTGKLDHLHDSTEYEIYSSLKSANSYKSTFNPFATSTNLPIVTFSGSSLNFDGKVKKLPSYSFDDSALASFTPTKNKKNKLSLDDDTFGGGSTFGHSSSFGVGKLEFPFPSGGKFNNPYGFGEPPLVKSAVSTLKHFGAGLLGKPEKQSSTFYGIDSEESGFGNSKFKPFGKGSSGSSSSSFKNTYNLDSDESEEIYTKPKSPKLHSSYGTKLKPSHNTEFESDFDVKNIKLPGTLNKFRPNTFPKSTPHKSKHGSDIDNPNPLEFRPNFKLQDVPNLYPDDHIGAGIAAKGQIENFLNAEHSFRNEPVRTTHFLDGHPGKKGQYNQFLKSQEDEQFEKEALKAQIEYLKAQAAKRPEVRQRPPGPPPSIKHNSAPPRGRPVRRIPQLAPLGAKQSRPPVRIPHFNDRPYSVSFKL, from the exons ATCTTTTTAGTGGCGCTTATAGCGTCACCCACGTTATCAAAAAACGCTGAACGAAGACGAGCGTTTTATCGAAGAACAACCACGACCAGCACTGCGACGCCCATATCAGAAGATGCCATCAGCTCTGAATCTAAGTTTAATGACAATGCCGGTGAAGGTCTGTATACGGTTGGAGATTCATTTACGATAGGTGGAGGCTCCTCTGCGTCCTCGTCCGGAGATAACATTGGCAAAGGAAGTGCGTTCAAGCCAGTCACTAGCAGCGGCGATAAATTGACA TCGTTCTCGGAGTATGGATTTGGCGGCACAAAGTTATCTGAATCCAATGATTCTGGTTCGGATGAGGATTATGGAATAAACCTCAAGAACATCAAACCCCTTAAATCATCCTCGAATTCTAACAGTTTTAAATCTTCTGGAGCATTTGACTTTCTAAATAATGACTATTCGAAACTTTCTTCGGACAGTAAAACGAAATCCTCTTACAGCAACAAATTCTCAATTTCCCATCCCACTCCCACGAAATCATCCCTGACGGGTAAGCTAGACCATCTGCACGATTCGACCGAGTATGAAATATACTCCAGCTTAAAGTCTGCCAATAGCTACAAATCTACATTCAATCCTTTCGCAACATCGACAAATTTACCAATTGTGACATTTTCAGGTTCATCACTGAACTTTGACGGTAAGGTAAAGAAACTGCCCTCGTACTCGTTTGACGACTCTGCACTGGCATCATTCACTCCCACCAAGAACAAGAAGAACAAACTTTCCCTAGACGATGACACGTTCGGAGGCGGCAGCACTTTTGGACACAGTAGCAGTTTCGGTGTCGGTAAGCTAGAGTTTCCTTTTCCTAGTGGTGGAAAGTTCAACAACCCTTACGGGTTTGGCGAGCCACCACTAGTTAAATCTGCTGTATCGACACTGAAACATTTTGGCGCGGGACTTTTAGGTAAACCAGAGAAACAATCTTCAACCTTTTATGGCATTGACAGCGAAGAGAGTGGTTttggaaattcaaaatttaaaccaTTTGGCAAAGGTAGTAGCGGAAGCAGTAGTAGTAGCTTCAAAAATACTTACAATCTCGATAGCGATGAATCTGAAGAGATATACACAAAACCCAAAAGTCCAAAACTGCACTCGTCCTATGGCACCAAACTGAAGCCCTCCCACAACACAGAGTTCGAAAGCGACTTCGATGTGAAAAACATCAAGCTGCCTGGCACTCTCAACAAGTTCAGACCTAACACGTTTCCTAAATCGACCCCACACAAATCCAAACACGGTTCCGACATTGACAATCCTAACCCGCTTGAATTCCGACCTAACTTCAAACTGCAAGATGTACCAAATCTGTATCCCGATGACCATATAGGTGCAGGAATTGCTGCTAAAGGTCAAATTGAGAACTTCCTTAACGCAGAACATTCCTTCCGGAATGAGCCAGTACGAACAACCCACTTCCTCGACGGCCACCCTGGGAAAAAGGGTCAGTATAATCAGTTTTTGAAGTCTCAGGAAGATGAGCAGTTCGAGAAGGAAGCGTTGAAGGCCCAGATTGAGTATTTGAAAGCGCAAGCTGCGAAGCGTCCAGAAGTAAGGCAACGTCCACCCGGTCCACCACCATCCATCAAACATAACTCTGCACCACCACGTGGCCGTCCAGTTCGGCGTATTCCTCAGTTAGCTCCTCTTGGCGCCAAGCAATCTCGACCACCGGTAAGGATTCCACACTTCAACGACAGGCCTTACAGTGTAAGTTTTAAGCTCTAA